The Impatiens glandulifera chromosome 3, dImpGla2.1, whole genome shotgun sequence genome contains a region encoding:
- the LOC124931315 gene encoding uncharacterized protein LOC124931315 — protein MNRKGNNKLSKPWDHDRGVQVPLLIAICILVLVSFLILLNKDENPSSSPVFNNTLKSPSVIMNPTLETTNGTDFIWQIPDSPKAVLFIAHGCNGEATNFWDKSPTCETCIGLPEERLIVLNALSRNFAVLVISSAGRCWSFGEERVTVKETIQNWVTNQKLEKLPLVGLGASSGGYFISVLAIDMKFSSIVIMIAEGKFSQLDMIKEDYPPSLFIHMPKDEYRKEYIRLNIRMLRGKGVDVEEIECLEFPIEPDYFARRIRGIDMNTSIKLLDLFRDKGFVDGNGYMRKDGRALDLKGALEEGKIELKDKKLIRHVQEEMNLAFGYHEMTSLQSEKMFQWFESHF, from the coding sequence ATGAATAGGAAGGGAAACAACAAGCTTTCAAAGCCATGGGATCACGATCGAGGCGTTCAGGTTCCTCTTCTAATCGCGATTTGCATTCTAGTCCTTGTATCCTTTCTAATTTTGCTAAACAAAGATGAAAACCCTAGTTCCTCCCCTGTTTTTAACAATACCCTCAAATCTCCTTCCGTCATCATGAATCCAACTCTAGAAACCACCAACGGAACAGATTTCATATGGCAAATACCCGATTCTCCAAAAGCTGTTTTGTTTATAGCTCATGGATGTAATGGTGAAGCTACTAATTTCTGGGATAAATCTCCTACATGTGAAACCTGTATTGGATTACCTGAAGAAAGACTTATAGTTCTCAATGCTCTCTCCCGCAATTTCGCAGTTCTTGTAATTTCAAGTGCAGGAAGATGTTGGTCATTTGGAGAAGAAAGAGTGACAGTTAAAGAAACAATTCAGAACTGGGTAACAAATCAGAAACTGGAAAAGCTTCCTCTTGTTGGATTAGGTGCTTCATCAGGTGGGTATTTTATTTCAGTTCTTGCTATTGATATGAAGTTCAGTAGCATAGTGATCATGATTGCAGAAGGAAAGTTTAGTCAATTAGATATGATTAAAGAAGATTATCCACCTTCTTTGTTTATACATATGCCTAAAGATGAATATAGGAAGGAATACATAAGATTGAATATTAGAATGTTGAGAGGTAAAGGTGTAGATGTTGAAGAGATTGAATGTTTGGAGTTTCCAATTGAACCGGATTACTTTGCTCGAAGGATTCGAGGAATTGATATGAACACTTCGATTAAGTTGTTGGATCTTTTTCGAGATAAAGGGTTTGTTGATGGGAATGGTTATATGAGAAAAGATGGCCGTGCTTTAGATTTGAAAGGTGCTTTAGAGGAGGGAAAGATTGAATTGAAGGATAAGAAGTTAATTCGACATGTTCAGGAAGAAATGAATCTTGCATTTGGTTATCATGAAATGACTAGCTTACAATCTGAGAAGATGTTCCAATGGTTTGAATCCCATTTTTGA
- the LOC124928557 gene encoding protodermal factor 1, translating to MNHLSHPPMLSWVLVLALLSQTLVIIPVISTLDQDQKTYYPAPSGGSSGSYGNPSPPHSSGGGGHHHTPSHSSPNCGNPPHKTPSHKPPSSGGYTPKPPSTGGGGGSYTPTPTPPSTGGGGGGYTPTPTPPSTGGGGGGGYTPTPTVPTPTPTVPTPTPDPPSTGGGGGYTPTPDPPSTGGGGGYTPTPDPPSSGGGGYYNPPSTPDGGSPPLVDTPPISYSPPDYSPPISYSPPTVPIDPGTPTFPGSNPPYTCIYWGNHPDMIWGLLGWWGTVGGVFGVVPVISPSLSLQQALSNNRLDGVGSLYREGTASLLNSMIDRNFPFSTQQVKDSFVASVVSDKTALNQAQVFKLANEGRLNKKHH from the exons ATGAACCACCTTTCTCATCCTCCCATGTTATCATGGGTTCTGGTTTTAGCTCTTCTTTCCCAAACCCTAGTTATCATACCAGTTATCTCCACTCTTGATCAAGACCAAAAGACCTACTACCCAGCTCCATCAG GTGGCAGCAGCGGTTCTTATGGGAATCCATCTCCACCCCATAGCTCCGGCGGTGGTGGTCATCATCACACTCCTAGCCACTCTAGTCCTAACTGTGGAAACCCTCCTCACAAAACCCCGTCCCATAAACCTCCAAGCTCCGGTGGATACACCCCGAAACCTCCTAGTACCGGAGGTGGTGGTGGCAGCTACACCCCTACCCCGACACCTCCAAGTACTGGAGGTGGTGGTGGCGGGTACACCCCTACCCCGACACCTCCAAGTACTGGAGGTGGTGGTGGCGGCGGTTACACACCTACACCTACGGTACCTACACCTACACCCACAGTACCTACACCGACCCCTGATCCCCCAAGTACCGGAGGTGGTGGTGGATACACCCCGACCCCTGATCCTCCAAGTACCGGCGGTGGTGGTGGATACACCCCGACCCCTGATCCTCCGAGTTCAGGCGGAGGTGGATACTACAACCCACCATCAACTCCCGACGGTGGAAGTCCTCCATTAGTCGATACCCCACCCATCAGTTATTCCCCACCGGACTACTCACCTCCGATTAGCTACTCACCGCCAACTGTACCAATTGACCCGGGAACTCCTACCTTTCCTGGTTCCAACCCACCTTATACATGCAT ATATTGGGGAAATCATCCGGATATGATATGGGGTTTGTTGGGATGGTGGGGAACCGTCGGAGGAGTTTTTGGAGTGGTTCCGGTTATATCACCATCGTTGAGTTTACAACAAGCCCTTTCGAACAATCGACTTGATGGTGTTGGATCCCTATATAGAGAAGGAACGGCTTCACTACTAAACTCCATGATCGACAGAAACTTTCCTTTCTCGACTCAACAAGTTAAGGACAGTTTTGTAGCATCGGTTGTTTCCGACAAGACCGCCTTAAACCAAGCCCAAGTCTTTAAGCTAGCAAATGAAGGTCGTCTAAATAAGAAACATCATTAG